TGTCGACATTGATCGAACGGTAGACTATTGATCTTAGCAGAAATTTCCTCGACCCCTTGAAATTTTTGGGCTTCAAAGGTGAGCAAAGAAGTTGGTTGATATAGAGAAATTAGAGAAGAACGTTCATTATCAAATAAATGGTAGTAATGATTCACAAATGATGTTCCTAACCCTTCATACTCTTCCATTTTTACGTCTTAgacaaatttgtttttttttcctttctcaATTTGTATTTCTTGGGGAAAATGTAAATATATAGAGGGAATAACATAGCTTTACTATAAAGATTAAGCAAAGCATAGAATATATCAAGTGTGGCAAACAAACACACTTTTAGGAAAGATAGACACTAGGTCCAGCTAGCTCG
This Spinacia oleracea cultivar Varoflay chromosome 6, BTI_SOV_V1, whole genome shotgun sequence DNA region includes the following protein-coding sequences:
- the LOC110793031 gene encoding nuclear transport factor 2B; its protein translation is MEEYEGLGTSFVNHYYHLFDNERSSLISLYQPTSLLTFEAQKFQGVEEISAKINSLPFDQCRHSISTIDSQPSSNGGIIVFVSGSLQLAGEEHHLRFSQMFHLIPTAQGSYFVQNDIFRLNYC